In Nicotiana tabacum cultivar K326 chromosome 19, ASM71507v2, whole genome shotgun sequence, one DNA window encodes the following:
- the LOC107815118 gene encoding zeatin O-glucosyltransferase-like, translating into MATTNNNIVVVMIPLPAQGHLQPLLELARRILSSSNFTIPVHYAGSTTHLRQAQSRAHGWDPLTTPNLHFSEFQMPTLDNIPPDSNDFYPSNLIPSFYAALEFRQPVADLVKNLSAADKFRRVVVIHDILMSWVVQDVITIPNTEMYFFHAVSALDVCSRILEAKLNPDPVTPPADVAEILQELACMEPGSDSPPPLMVKYVEKQMSCAVNYGGRNIFSTCRPIDGIYLDLMQQAFKSYDEHWKTWGLGLFMNPLEMDQNIKKDTTSTPPRHHLLQWLDKQEPNSVLLVSFGSAASFTDEQIRELALGLEQSQQKFIWVLKEADRANVFAENINGGSSTRAFVLPEGYEKRAEGRGIVERGWAPQLEVLEHASTGGYLCHCGWNSVMESISTGVPIAAWPLHTDHPRTALLLIKGLKIGIYVRDWAHRNELVKAETIHNAVKILMDSTEGEKLRQKAAELKDTVKASFMDGGATKKDIESFMSYITR; encoded by the coding sequence ATGGCTACGACAAACAATAACATTGTCGTTGTGATGATTCCCTTACCAGCACAAGGCCATCTCCAGCCACTGCTTGAGCTCGCTCGGCGCATTTTATCTTCTTCTAATTTTACCATACCCGTTCACTACGCCGGCTCCACCACACACTTACGCCAAGCACAGAGTCGCGCCCATGGTTGGGACCCTCTCACTACTCCCAATCTCCATTTCTCTGAGTTCCAAATGCCTACTCTCGACAACATTCCTCCTGATAGCAATGACTTTTACCCTTCAAATTTAATACCCTCTTTCTACGCTGCTCTGGAGTTTCGACAACCAGTGGCAGATCTTGTTAAGAATTTGTCTGCAGCAGATAAATTCAGGAGAGTTGTTGTCATTCATGACATTCTAATGTCTTGGGTTGTTCAAGATGTTATTACCATACCAAATACAGAAATGTACTTTTTTCATGCTGTTTCTGCTCTGGACGTATGTTCTAGAATTTTGGAAGCAAAACTAAATCCTGATCCAGTCACACCGCCAGCTGATGTTGCAGAAATATTGCAAGAACTTGCATGCATGGAACCTGGATCAGATTCACCACCGCCATTAATGGTGAAATACGTGGAGAAACAAATGAGTTGTGCGGTAAATTATGGTGGCCGAAATATTTTCAGTACTTGTAGACCCATTGACGGTATATATCTTGATTTGATGCAACAAGCTTTCAAATCGTATGATGAGCATTGGAAAACGTGGGGTCTTGGTCTTTTTATGAACCCTTTGGAAATGGATCAGAATATAAAAAAAGACACGACGAGTACCCCGCCACGTCATCACCTATTACAGTGGCTGGACAAACAAGAACCAAACTCAGTGTTACTTGTTTCATTTGGATCTGCAGCTTCATTTACTGATGAACAAATAAGAGAACTGGCACTTGGTCTTGAACAAAGCCAACAAAAGTTCATTTGGGTACTGAAAGAAGCAGACAGAGCAAATGTCTTTGCTGAGAATATCAATGGCGGCAGTAGTACCCGGGCCTTTGTTTTACCAGAAGGGTATGAGAAAAGAGCAGAAGGAAGAGGAATTGTAGAGCGGGGATGGGCCCCACAACTAGAGGTGTTAGAACACGCGTCAACTGGAGGTTACTTGTGCCATTGCGGATGGAACTCTGTAATGGAAAGCATTTCAACGGGAGTTCCAATTGCTGCATGGCCATTGCATACAGACCACCCGAGGACCGCTCTGTTATTGATCAAAGGTTTGAAAATAGGGATTTACGTTAGAGATTGGGCTCACAGAAATGAGTTGGTGAAAGCAGAGACAATTCATAATGCTGTAAAGATTTTGATGGATTCGACCGAAGGTGAAAAATTGAGGCAGAAAGCGGCGGAGCTGAAGGATACCGTGAAAGCATCGTTCATGGATGGTGGTGCAACAAAAAAAGACATTGAATCTTTTATGTCTTATATTACTAGataa